One window of Uloborus diversus isolate 005 chromosome 3, Udiv.v.3.1, whole genome shotgun sequence genomic DNA carries:
- the LOC129218804 gene encoding zinc finger MYM-type protein 1-like, giving the protein MATDRYHQEQNPTDITSSTNYQLYDIGLAVGKILDDDKKLKYLNETWKPPVLKTFVKEPLIKFKKATEELNYHQTTQYHQFSVEKALHFKQSMEPIPGSSVSHVGLLIDARKASILEQNLKRLKPIVKTVLFCAHNNLPLRGHRDDGNLNSREEQENALRGNQGVFKRLLAFRIDAGDEYLKTHLTTCRKNSTHISKTIQNDIIECIGDYIRSEITSSIQKAKYFSIICDETTDESKKEQLTFCVRYVDIDSFTTREDFLGFVELKATTGLSIKSAIDEELTKLNLSYKYLCGQGYDGASNMSGPFKGVQALISEQQPLAIYTHCFSRSLNLCITKSCQIPVIRNVVGTVETVSVFLSASAHRTNALIDVVEKQDFSETKKKEIESTLPYTVGRKA; this is encoded by the exons ATGGCTACTGACAGGTATCATCAGGAGCAG aatcctaCTGATATAACATCTTCAACAAATTATCAATTATATGATATTGGATTAGCTGTTGGAAAGATTTTAGATGACGataaaaagctgaaatatttaaatgaaacatggaaGCCTCCG gtgcTTAAAACATTCGTTAAGGAGCCGTTGATTAAGTTTAAGAAAGCTACAGAAGAACTAAATTATCACCAAACTACCCAATACCATCAATTTTCTGTGGAAAaagccctgcattttaaacaatccATGGAGCCTATTCCTGGAAGTTCAGTAAGTCATGTTGGCCTCCTGATAGACGCTAGAAAAGCCTCTATAttagagcaaaatttaaaacgcTTGAAGCCTATAGTAAAAACCGTACTGTTTTGTGCCCATAACAATCTGCCTTTGAGAGGTCATAGGGATGATGGCAATTTGAACAGCAGGGAAGAGCAAGAAAATGCATTAAGAGGAAACCAGGGTGTTTTCAAAAGACTGTTGGCTTTTAGAATTGATGCTGGTGATGAATATTTGAAAACGCACCTTACCACTTGCAGAAAAAACAGTAcacatatcagcaaaacaatccaAAACGACATAATCGAATGCATTGGCGATTATATCCGTTCGGAGATTACGAGTAGTATACAAAAAGCCAAATACTTCTCAATAATATGTGATGAAACCACAGATGAAAGTAAGAAGGAGCAGCTTACGTTTTGTGTGCGATATGTCGACATAGACAGTTTCACAACCAGGGAAGATTTCCTTGGATTCGTGGAACTCAAAGCGACAACTGGTTTATCGATTAAATCCGCAATAGACGAAGAACTGACAAAACTGAATTTGTCTTACAAATACCTCTGTGGACAAGGCTACGATGGAGCAAGCAACATGTCTGGGCCATTTAAGGGCGTTCAAGCTCTAATTTCCGAGCAGCAACCCCTCGCCATTTATACTCATTGTTTCAGCCGTTCCCTGAATTTGTGCATCACAAAAAGCTGCCAAATTCCTGTTATAAGAAACGTAGTGGGAACAGTTGAGACTGTCTCTGTGTTTCTCTCGGCTTCTGCGCACAGAACAAATGCATTAATCGATGTTGTAGAAAAGCAAGACTTttcggaaactaaaaaaaaagagattgaaagCACTTTGCCCTACACGGTGGGTAGAAAGGCATGA
- the LOC129218805 gene encoding 52 kDa repressor of the inhibitor of the protein kinase-like → MPTTSNVENVNNCTAGCETSKEQNPTDITSSTNYQLYDIGLAVGKILDDDKKLKYLNETWKPPVLKTFVKEPLIKFKKATEELKYHRTAQYHQFSVEKALHFKQSMEPIPGSSVSHVGLLIDARKASIIEQNLKRLKPIVKTVLFCAHNNLPLRGHRDDGNLNSREEQENALRGNQGVFKSLLAFRLDAGDEDLKTHLTTCRKNSTHISKTIQNDIIECIGDYIRSEITSSIQKAKYFSIICDETTDESKKEQLTFCVRYVDIDSFTTREDFLGFVELKATTGLSIKSAIDEELTKLNLSYKYLCGQGYDGASNMSGPFKGVQALISEQQPLAIYTHCFSRSLNLCITKSCQIPVIRNVVGTVETVSVFLSASAHRTNALIDVVEKQDFSETKKKRLKALCPTRWVERHDSLITFKELLVPVVTVLESLHTTASSEASTKAYMLNASIKRSEFIVGVEISVYCLSLTLRLSQQLQSPKQDLSSALANVSQVLDTFRSVRQNAELEFQTIYKNCLQIAEELDLELEIPRSGKRKSARDCTPPENPEVYFRRTVFLPLIDHFISEIDCRFSRDFLGVLPLEGLIPSNLSRYTDKNIITAADKYRNFTDELGSLSLLLAEIKMWRNKWLPICGPPTTAIGALKELDHSFFPSIAVLLQIFATIPVTTSTAERSFSTLKRIKTYLRSTMGEVRLNGLALANVARDRDVSVDKIIELFCKSKKRRMCLENWEHVK, encoded by the exons ATGCCGACTACATCTAACGTTGAGAATGTGAACAACTGTACAGCTGGATGTGAGACTTCTAAAgaacaa aatcctaCTGATATAACATCTTCAACAAATTATCAATTATATGATATTGGATTAGCTGTTGGAAAGATTTTAGATGACGataaaaagctgaaatatttaaatgaaacatggaaGCCTCCG gtgcTTAAAACATTCGTTAAGGAGCCGTTGATTAAGTTTAAGAAAGCTACAGAAGAACTAAAATATCACCGAACTGCCCAATACCATCAATTTTCTGTGGAAAaagccctgcattttaaacaatccATGGAGCCTATTCCTGGAAGTTCAGTAAGTCATGTTGGCCTCCTGATAGACGCTAGAAAAGCCTCTATaatagagcaaaatttaaaacgcTTGAAGCCTATAGTAAAAACCGTACTGTTTTGTGCCCATAACAATCTGCCTTTGAGAGGTCATAGGGATGATGGCAATTTGAACAGCAGGGAAGAGCAAGAAAATGCATTAAGAGGAAACCAGGGTGTTTTCAAAAGTCTATTGGCTTTTAGACTTGATGCTGGTGATGAAGATTTGAAAACGCACCTTACCACTTGCAGAAAAAACAGTAcacatatcagcaaaacaatccaAAACGACATAATCGAATGCATTGGCGATTATATCCGTTCGGAGATTACGAGTAGTATACAAAAAGCCAAATACTTCTCAATAATATGTGATGAAACCACAGATGAAAGTAAGAAGGAGCAGCTTACGTTTTGTGTGCGATATGTCGACATAGACAGTTTCACAACCAGGGAAGATTTCCTTGGATTCGTGGAACTCAAAGCGACAACTGGTTTATCGATTAAATCCGCAATAGACGAAGAACTGACAAAACTGAATTTGTCTTACAAATACCTCTGTGGACAAGGCTACGATGGAGCAAGCAACATGTCTGGGCCATTTAAGGGCGTTCAAGCTCTAATTTCCGAGCAGCAACCCCTCGCCATTTATACTCATTGTTTCAGCCGTTCCCTGAATTTGTGCATCACAAAAAGCTGCCAAATTCCTGTTATAAGAAACGTAGTGGGAACAGTTGAGACTGTCTCTGTGTTTCTCTCGGCTTCTGCGCACAGAACAAATGCATTAATCGATGTTGTAGAAAAGCAAGACTTttcggaaactaaaaaaaagagattgaaagCACTTTGCCCTACACGGTGGGTAGAAAGGCATGACAGCCTAATAACATTTAAGGAACTACTTGTTCCTGTTGTGACTGTGCTGGAAAGTTTACATACAACTGCCTCTTCCGAAGCGTCAACAAAAGCATATATGTTAAATGCTTCAATAAAAAGGAGTGAATTTATTGTTGGCGTCGAAATATCAGTGTACTGTCTCAGTTTGACACTGAGGCTAAGTCAGCAGTTGCAAAGCCCGAAGCAGGATTTGTCTTCTGCATTAGCTAATGTGTCtcaagttttggacacttttcggAGTGTAAGACAAAACGCAGAACtcgaatttcaaactatttacaaaaactgCCTTCAAATTGCTGAAGAATTGGATCTGGAGTTAGAAATACCCAGATCAGGAAAGCGTAAAAGTGCTCGAGACTGTACACCTCCagaaaatccagaagtttatttcAGACGAACAGTCTTTCTTCCTCTGATAGATCACTTCATTTCCGAGATTGATTGCAGATTTAGCAGAGATTTTCTTGGAGTGCTTCCCCTCGAAGGTCTAATTCCATCGAACTTGTCGAGGTATactgacaaaaatattataactgcTGCAGACAAATACAGGAATTTTACAGATGAACTAGGAAGTTTGAGCTTGCTATTAGCAGAGATCAAGATGTGGAGGAATAAATGGCTGCCAATATGCGGTCCTCCTACAACAGCTATCGGGGCACTGAAAGAGCTAGACCATTCGTTTTTCCCATCTATTGCTGTTCTTCTCCAAATTTTCGCAACAATCCCAGTAACGACTTCAACAGCTGAACGTAGTTTTTCTaccttaaaaaggataaaaacctatttaagaagCACGATGGGAGAAGTACGGTTAAATGGACTTGCTCTAGCAAATGTGGCAAGAGATAGAGATGTATCTGTCGACAAAATAATTGAACTCTTCTGCAAAAGTAAGAAGAGGAGAATGTGCTTGGAAAACTGGGAACAtgtcaaataa